Part of the Polaribacter sp. Hel1_33_78 genome is shown below.
TAATATTGATGTTTGGAATTGTTGGTATTTATATTTTCAGGGGTCTTTTTGGCAACTTATTATCATCTATTGGAAAAGCCCATATTAACTATTATATAGCGAGTTTTGCATTAATAATTAACATAATAACTAATTACTATCTAATCCCTAAATACGGTATAAAAGGTGCCGCTATCACATCTGCAATTTTAATGTGGTTTACAGGTATCATATCTTTAATTTGGTTCTGGTATCTTTATAGAAAACTTCTTTTAAATAAAAAGTAATTTTTCGCCTGAGTCTCAAAACTGAAAAAAAAGAACCAATACGAATAATACTCCCTACCTTAAAGTATAATATTAGATCATTGTTCTCGTGCTTTTCAATTACCGAATTAATTAAAAAAGAAGCCGCCTATTTATATTTACCTTGACTATAACAAAGGAAAAACAAACAAATAATACTGGTATTTATTTTTATGAAAGAGAAGGAATAGTATTCAGAAAGTTTATCAAAAACGATTGATATTTTTTCAAATACTAACGTTTAAATAACTTCACTAAAAAAGATAAATTATCGTATTTTATTTGCTTGTATGGAATTGTTTTAGCACCGAAACTTAAAAAGTATTTTGCAATAGATTTCATTGAAGAACCTCCAAAATTAAATACACCAAAATTCTTTTCGTATTTATAAATAGCCCTATCAATTAAGAACGTATTTGCACCATTATTTCGATTCTTAAAATCTGTAGATGAAACTAAAATAGTTACTGTATTCTTGTGTTTTAAAAAGAAACCAGATGCAACTAAATTGCTTTCATTATCATAAATAGAAAGAATATCACCGACACTATTTTTAATGCATTCTTTTATCAACCTTAATAAATTCTGATAATCTTTTTCAACTATAAAAGGAGTTCTTTTTCCTACATTATTTTTAAAAAGCGTAATTAAGATTTCTGGATTGTCATTCCATTTTTCCATTAGACCTAACTTGTTTGCTTTTACTAAATCCTTTCTTCTATCTTTTCTATAGTTTTTAAAAACGGAGTCATGATCTTCATTCAAACGTAAAACCTGCATTTCTCTGACTAATGAATTCCCTTTAGGACTATCAAATTTATTATCTGTATTTAATCTTGATTCCACAAATCTAAACTCATCAAATAACCTTTTAAGAAATAGCTGAATATCAAACTTTTCTTCCAATGAGAATATACCTAATTCTAACAACCAGAAAGGTGGATATACATATTTGATTCCATATTTAGACTTCCAAGGAATTGGCATTACAGCTTCATAGTCATCCAAAACCAAAACATCCCAATGATCAGCCACAATATCTAAATACCAAGAAAAACCATAAATTCTACTTTGTACGGAATTCTCTATACAAGAATCATACTTTAAAATATCTAAATCTTTTCTTTTTATATATTGAATCATTCTAAGAAGTGGCAATTTTTAACATCGATTCATACAAACGTTTCCAACCTTTCCATCGCAAATAATTGCTTAAACTTTCATTATGAAACAAAGTAATAAAAGTTCCATTTACAGCTTTTACTTCATTCTTTAAATCTCTAATTCTCCCCAAAGATTGTTTAGGTGTTAATTTCATATAATCGTTTAAAGTAGTATCCATTAAAGCGAAAGGAAATATTTTTAAAGGTGTTTGAATCTCAAAGTCTAAATCATAAAAATAAAAAGGTGTACAAGTACTTGCTCTAAAACCAACATTACTGGCATAACCCATAGAATAATCTTCTTCTACTTCTAAATCTATTAAATGCTGATAGGTTTCTGGCAAAGAAAAACGCAAATAATGCTGTCTAGAACTAGTTACAGGCATATTTGTAATGTTCTCTAGCCGTTCCTTTTCTTTCTTTAAAAGTGCTACATTCTTCATGGTAAAATAAGAAGGATGCAAACCTACTCTTGCGTAGTCTACCATTTCTTTTATCAGAAGTTTATATTTTGTTTTTGACGCAGAAACGTTGGTGTCAAAAGTTGAATAATCACCAATTAAAAAGAAAAAAACAGTTTTTACATTGTACTCCTTTTTAAGCCTTAAAATTTTATCAAAAGTATCAAAAGGATCACTTTTTAATTTCCAAACAACTGCAAATCGATTCCAAGTTTCTAACAATTTAAATTTTAGTAAATCGTTAAAAAAGCCTCCAATAGTTCGCACCAAACTTTTATGCTTGTATGCAAAAGCATTGTCTATATCTATAGTAGAAATGTAATTATATTCTCTGGTTTTGTAACTGTAATCTGGGAATTTTTCCTTTAGAATTCGCAAAAATTTGTACGCCCAAATATCTACTACAGGCTTTTCTAAAAAATTATTTTTAAAGGCCATACTTTCTTCTGCCGTAAAACGTCCATGGATATCTTTTACATGAGGCAAGTATTCCTCATATCTCGAAATTAAATAGAAACTGGCTGCAAAAATATCAAAAGGAATTACTTCTTTCAAGTTGTTTGCAAAAAAACAAGGAACATCTTCCCATTTCTGTATATTGATATCTAAATCGCTTACGCCTTGTTCAAATAATAAATCATTACTTTTTATAAAAAATTCATTTCCTAAAGAGGCTTTTGTATATGATAACTTTGGCCCGTTATGAGCAACAAATTCTTCAATTTTTGAAGTAAAATCAACGGAAATTAATAAAACTCTTGTAAAAATATGCTTAAAAATATAACGTACTCTGGGTGTTATTTTATGTGTGTAAATTAATATCATTTCTTAATTAGAGAGTTTTCATTTGCAATAAAAGTCTCACTTACAGCGCTTAAATTCAATTAACAGAAACTTTTTTTATGGATAATTGTTCCTATATATTGATTACTACAAAAGGCTTTCATCGGTAAAGCTAAAATACGCTTTTTCGGTAATTATTAAATGATCTAAGAGTTTAATATCTAAAGTTGTTCCTGCTTCTTTAATTTTTTGAGTAAGTTGTTTGTCAGCATTGCTTGGCTCTAATTTTCCTGAAGGATGATTATGACAAACAATTATTGCAACCGAGGCTAATTCTAATGCTCTTTTGAACAGCAATCTAACATCAACTATTGTAGCTGTTAAACCACCTTTACTTACTTGTTTTTTTGATAAGACCTTGTTAGAGTTATTCAAAAAAAGTACCCAAAATTCCTCATGTTCTAAATCACCAATAATAGTTTGCATCAAATAAAAAACATCCTTACTACTCGTTATTTTTGGTTTTTCTAAGGCAATTTCTAGTTGGCGTCTTTTTCCTAATTCAAGCGCAGTCATAATAGCAATTGCTTTCGCTTCTCCGATTCCTTTGAAGGTAGTAAGTTTCTCTACGGATAATTTTGCAAGTTCATTTATATTTCCATCTACAGATTGTAGAATTCTTTTTGATAATGCCACAGCACTTTCTTGTCTATTACCGGAGCCTATAAGTATAGCAATCAGTTCTGCATCAGAAAGTGAAGCTTTTCCTTTTGCCAACAACTTTTCTCTAGGCCGGTCGTCTAGCGCCCAAGATTTTATGGTTAACTTTTCCATTTTTCATTTTTTTTATAAAAATACAAAAATCGAAATTAACTACAATTGGTTTAAAGGTGTCCTTAATATTTACTTTAAGTGTATCTTTTTGCACAATCTTAATAACCGATGCATTAAAATTTTTTCTACGTAAACTCTTCTTGATATCCTACAAAAAATATATTTTTAAAATCTACGAGGATCAGCTAATACGCTAAGTTCACACAAAATAATGTTTTCAGAAATTGTGAATATAATTAAAACCACTAGTATCTTAAAAAAGAGAGTATCCGTTTTTTATCCAAAAAAAGGAAATAAAATTATTTTTTTGAATCTTAGCTGAAACTTGAAAACTGCCTTTTATTTTAGTTGGAATCAAAACTAATGATATATTTGTATTTTATTTCTATATTTTAAATATGAAAATCATTATAGCGGGTGCTGGAGATGTAGGGTTTCATTTAGCAAAACTACTATCTT
Proteins encoded:
- a CDS encoding polysaccharide deacetylase family protein, producing MILIYTHKITPRVRYIFKHIFTRVLLISVDFTSKIEEFVAHNGPKLSYTKASLGNEFFIKSNDLLFEQGVSDLDINIQKWEDVPCFFANNLKEVIPFDIFAASFYLISRYEEYLPHVKDIHGRFTAEESMAFKNNFLEKPVVDIWAYKFLRILKEKFPDYSYKTREYNYISTIDIDNAFAYKHKSLVRTIGGFFNDLLKFKLLETWNRFAVVWKLKSDPFDTFDKILRLKKEYNVKTVFFFLIGDYSTFDTNVSASKTKYKLLIKEMVDYARVGLHPSYFTMKNVALLKKEKERLENITNMPVTSSRQHYLRFSLPETYQHLIDLEVEEDYSMGYASNVGFRASTCTPFYFYDLDFEIQTPLKIFPFALMDTTLNDYMKLTPKQSLGRIRDLKNEVKAVNGTFITLFHNESLSNYLRWKGWKRLYESMLKIATS
- the radC gene encoding DNA repair protein RadC, which encodes MEKLTIKSWALDDRPREKLLAKGKASLSDAELIAILIGSGNRQESAVALSKRILQSVDGNINELAKLSVEKLTTFKGIGEAKAIAIMTALELGKRRQLEIALEKPKITSSKDVFYLMQTIIGDLEHEEFWVLFLNNSNKVLSKKQVSKGGLTATIVDVRLLFKRALELASVAIIVCHNHPSGKLEPSNADKQLTQKIKEAGTTLDIKLLDHLIITEKAYFSFTDESLL